The following are encoded in a window of Haloarcula laminariae genomic DNA:
- a CDS encoding MOSC domain-containing protein: MAHIDRLTVYPVKGLDHLDVEQSRLLPGGTLEHDREFALLDDGERVNAKQSDRFHALSTTYDPETVTLRVTSPERREFALDTESGRAEAATWLADALELDSDPRLDRRTDLGHVDRQSMGPSVVSTATLEAVAGWFDEMTVDSARRRLRANIEVGGVPAFWEDRLVGADAPAFRAGDVNIEGVTPCGRCVVPSRDPDTGEPTPEFREQFITKRRETFPEWADRDAFDHFYSLMVITRVPETDRGKTIAVGDDVELLE; encoded by the coding sequence GTGGCACACATCGACCGACTCACGGTCTATCCGGTAAAGGGGCTTGACCACCTCGACGTCGAGCAGTCGCGGCTCCTCCCGGGCGGAACGCTCGAACACGACCGGGAGTTCGCGCTGCTGGACGATGGCGAGCGGGTCAACGCGAAGCAGTCCGACCGCTTTCACGCGCTGTCGACCACCTACGACCCGGAGACGGTGACGCTCCGCGTCACCTCGCCCGAGCGCCGCGAGTTCGCCCTCGACACCGAGTCGGGGCGGGCCGAGGCGGCGACGTGGCTCGCGGACGCACTCGAACTCGACAGCGACCCCCGGCTCGACCGGCGCACGGACCTGGGACACGTGGACCGGCAGTCGATGGGGCCGTCGGTCGTCAGCACCGCGACCCTGGAAGCGGTCGCCGGCTGGTTCGATGAGATGACAGTCGACAGCGCGCGGCGGCGGCTGCGTGCGAACATCGAAGTGGGCGGCGTCCCGGCGTTCTGGGAGGACCGCCTCGTCGGCGCGGACGCGCCGGCGTTCCGGGCCGGCGACGTGAATATCGAGGGGGTCACGCCCTGTGGCCGCTGTGTCGTTCCCTCGCGGGACCCCGACACCGGCGAGCCGACCCCGGAGTTCCGCGAACAGTTCATCACGAAGCGCCGCGAGACGTTCCCCGAGTGGGCCGACCGGGACGCGTTCGACCACTTCTACTCGCTGATGGTCATCACCCGCGTGCCGGAGACCGACCGCGGGAAGACCATCGCCGTCGGCGACGACGTCGAACTCCTCGAGTAG
- a CDS encoding ferredoxin, whose protein sequence is MTEADEPVDPSEFGEQNAPPVEEMPYKLIFEANKCFGAGKCAEVSVNWSLDLDTGIGKPETYFFGEDDLEHNIAAADACPAKKDRGVIHVVDRRTNEEIAPDPAGDGSLSVDW, encoded by the coding sequence ATGACAGAGGCCGACGAACCTGTCGACCCCAGCGAGTTCGGTGAGCAGAACGCGCCGCCGGTCGAGGAGATGCCCTACAAGCTCATCTTCGAGGCCAACAAGTGCTTCGGCGCGGGCAAGTGCGCCGAGGTGTCGGTGAACTGGTCGCTGGACCTCGATACGGGCATCGGCAAGCCCGAGACCTACTTCTTCGGCGAGGACGACCTAGAACACAACATCGCGGCCGCCGACGCCTGCCCGGCCAAGAAGGACCGCGGCGTCATCCACGTCGTCGACCGCCGGACGAACGAGGAGATAGCGCCCGATCCGGCCGGCGACGGCAGCCTCTCCGTCGACTGGTGA
- a CDS encoding DUF4397 domain-containing protein gives MSSNTSRRRVLLGIGTAATVGLAGCGGSEGDGTPTGTADGMDPETETETDGGGMSETAMVRVAHMSPDAPNVDVYVDGSAVLEDVPFGDTSDYLEVDAGDHDVEITAAGDQSTSVFDDSITVEADTAYSVVAAGEISEGADEPFAPLILEDDTSAPSEDMASLRVVHVSPDAPAVDITAAGGDVVLFDGVDYTESGSTEVQANDYTVEVRGDTESNDGEVVADFDVSLNGGTAYTAFAAGYLSPGDEPADTGFDLFVAQDSS, from the coding sequence ATGTCATCGAATACAAGCCGACGGAGAGTCTTGCTCGGTATCGGCACTGCAGCGACTGTCGGTCTCGCCGGTTGCGGGGGAAGCGAGGGGGACGGAACGCCCACGGGCACTGCGGACGGCATGGACCCGGAAACGGAGACCGAAACTGACGGCGGCGGGATGTCGGAAACGGCGATGGTCCGTGTGGCCCACATGTCGCCCGACGCGCCCAACGTCGACGTCTACGTGGACGGGTCGGCCGTGCTCGAAGACGTTCCCTTCGGAGACACGAGCGACTACCTCGAAGTCGACGCCGGCGACCACGACGTCGAAATCACGGCCGCCGGCGACCAGAGCACGTCGGTGTTCGACGACTCGATTACCGTCGAAGCCGACACGGCCTACAGCGTCGTCGCGGCCGGCGAGATAAGCGAGGGCGCCGACGAGCCGTTCGCGCCGCTCATCCTCGAAGACGACACGAGCGCGCCGAGCGAGGACATGGCCAGCCTGCGTGTCGTCCACGTCTCCCCCGACGCGCCGGCGGTCGATATCACCGCCGCGGGCGGCGACGTCGTACTGTTCGACGGGGTCGACTACACGGAGTCGGGTTCGACCGAGGTGCAAGCAAACGACTACACGGTCGAGGTCCGGGGCGACACCGAGAGCAACGACGGCGAGGTCGTCGCCGACTTCGACGTGAGCCTGAACGGCGGCACCGCCTACACCGCGTTCGCGGCGGGCTATCTCTCGCCGGGCGACGAACCGGCCGACACCGGCTTCGACCTGTTCGTGGCCCAGGATTCGAGCTGA
- a CDS encoding ArsR/SmtB family transcription factor: protein MDTVLWQTLAGTRGGPNRARVLRALDAQPRNANRLADDLDLAYNTVRHHLEVLEENGVITSSDADYGVIYLPSERARDNWDTVERILTQVDD from the coding sequence ATGGATACGGTCCTCTGGCAGACGCTTGCCGGCACGCGAGGGGGACCGAACCGCGCCCGTGTCCTTCGTGCGCTGGACGCACAGCCGCGCAACGCCAACCGGTTGGCCGACGACCTCGACCTGGCGTACAACACGGTGCGACACCATCTGGAGGTTCTCGAGGAGAACGGTGTCATCACCAGCAGCGACGCCGACTACGGCGTCATCTACCTGCCCAGCGAGCGGGCGAGGGACAACTGGGACACGGTCGAACGGATACTCACACAGGTGGACGACTGA
- a CDS encoding DUF5813 family protein yields MTDVPDDVAAAFDARETFVPGGSGYVVETTSFEGHVTASEGEKWRTDYEVTVRAPTLQAATADEVGPAVRDGWLETLERRLEDAPKATRVAVDLDDYTVEVDDEEVVVTYRFSLGGEREAADVAKAFVEYVEGTYVEGIIPGYEYVGVVADLMSAASSGGSEGSRGGTPL; encoded by the coding sequence ATGACCGACGTTCCCGACGATGTCGCGGCCGCGTTCGACGCCCGCGAGACCTTCGTCCCCGGCGGTAGCGGTTACGTGGTCGAGACGACGAGCTTCGAGGGCCACGTCACCGCGAGCGAGGGCGAGAAGTGGCGCACCGACTACGAGGTGACCGTTCGAGCGCCGACGCTTCAGGCCGCGACGGCCGACGAGGTCGGCCCCGCCGTTCGCGATGGCTGGCTCGAAACGCTGGAGCGCCGGCTCGAAGACGCCCCCAAGGCCACCCGCGTCGCCGTCGACCTGGACGACTACACCGTCGAGGTCGACGACGAGGAGGTCGTCGTCACCTACCGCTTCAGCCTGGGCGGGGAACGGGAGGCCGCAGACGTGGCCAAGGCCTTCGTCGAGTACGTCGAGGGGACCTACGTCGAGGGCATCATCCCCGGCTACGAGTACGTCGGCGTCGTCGCCGACCTCATGAGCGCCGCGAGCTCGGGCGGTAGCGAGGGGAGCCGCGGCGGGACGCCGCTGTAG
- a CDS encoding Lrp/AsnC family transcriptional regulator, producing MVTAYVMVKAHTGDADRLREEIEHIDGVEEAHIVAGDVDLIAKVSVDTPAAVKDVAATHVQDIEGVESTQTYIAMD from the coding sequence ATGGTCACCGCCTACGTCATGGTCAAGGCCCACACCGGCGACGCCGACCGGCTGCGGGAGGAAATCGAGCACATCGACGGCGTCGAGGAGGCCCACATCGTCGCCGGCGACGTCGACCTCATCGCGAAGGTCAGCGTCGACACCCCCGCCGCCGTCAAGGACGTGGCCGCGACCCACGTCCAGGACATCGAGGGCGTCGAGTCCACGCAGACGTACATCGCGATGGACTAG
- a CDS encoding potassium channel family protein, with translation MLYVIVGAGRVGLRTARVLRESGHDVTLIESDEAAVERARAAGFDVIAGDGALEETLESANLAEADAIGALTGDLNDNFVACMIGKEHGCRTVMRIDEDYREEIYRRYASDVDEVIYPERLGAIAAKNALLGGNIRAIADIAQHLQLVEFTITDSAPMKGYSLSELELPANTRLLAHGKGDDPLDIPDPDETLDAGDHLVVLADFDTLSDVRSIVVGESGPAKALGGA, from the coding sequence ATGCTATACGTTATCGTGGGTGCCGGCCGTGTGGGGCTCCGGACCGCACGGGTGCTGCGGGAGAGCGGACACGACGTCACGCTCATCGAAAGCGACGAAGCCGCCGTCGAGCGGGCGCGGGCCGCCGGGTTCGACGTCATCGCCGGCGACGGCGCGCTGGAGGAGACGCTCGAATCGGCCAACCTGGCAGAGGCCGACGCCATCGGCGCGCTCACCGGCGACCTCAACGACAACTTCGTCGCCTGTATGATCGGCAAGGAACACGGCTGTCGCACCGTCATGCGCATCGACGAGGACTACCGGGAGGAGATATACCGGCGCTACGCGTCCGACGTGGACGAGGTCATCTACCCCGAGCGGCTCGGCGCCATCGCCGCGAAGAACGCCCTGCTCGGCGGAAACATCCGCGCTATCGCCGACATCGCCCAGCATCTCCAGCTGGTCGAGTTCACCATCACCGACTCCGCACCCATGAAAGGCTACTCGCTCTCGGAACTCGAACTGCCTGCCAACACCCGCCTGCTCGCCCACGGGAAGGGGGACGACCCGCTGGACATCCCCGACCCCGACGAGACCCTTGACGCCGGGGACCACCTCGTGGTGCTGGCCGACTTCGACACCCTCTCTGACGTCCGGAGCATCGTCGTCGGGGAGAGCGGCCCCGCCAAAGCGCTGGGAGGTGCCTGA
- a CDS encoding Lrp/AsnC family transcriptional regulator, producing MASAFIMIKTVAGKSEELLAAVRETAGITEAHIVAGQYDIIAEATGEEVYDVMQSVSTRVRDLDGVADTRTYISLE from the coding sequence ATGGCATCCGCGTTCATCATGATAAAGACGGTCGCGGGCAAATCCGAGGAGCTGCTCGCGGCCGTCCGGGAGACGGCGGGCATCACCGAGGCGCACATCGTCGCCGGTCAGTACGACATCATCGCCGAGGCCACCGGCGAGGAGGTGTACGACGTGATGCAGTCGGTGTCGACGCGCGTCCGTGACCTGGACGGGGTCGCGGACACCCGGACCTACATCAGCCTGGAGTAG
- the tmk gene encoding dTMP kinase, which translates to MLVTLEGLDGSGKTTVWERLRADDALSDATFTREPTDSWYGEAVMRSIGDDDADSLAELFLYTADHAAHLSDTVRPALDEGGLVVSDRYSDSRYAYQGATLAASDHFDDPLAYVKRVHEPWTRPPDRTVYLDLDPETAARRSGATNKFETAEYLAEVRSNYERLIENDPDRFVRVDATQDPETVYERVRDVVCR; encoded by the coding sequence ATGCTCGTGACGCTGGAGGGGCTCGACGGCAGCGGGAAGACGACGGTGTGGGAGCGCCTGCGAGCCGACGACGCGCTCTCCGATGCCACGTTCACCCGCGAACCGACCGACAGCTGGTACGGCGAGGCCGTCATGCGCTCTATCGGCGACGACGACGCCGACTCGCTGGCCGAGCTCTTTCTGTACACCGCCGACCACGCGGCCCACCTGTCCGACACGGTCCGTCCCGCGCTCGACGAGGGAGGGCTGGTCGTCTCCGACCGCTACTCCGACTCCAGATACGCCTACCAGGGTGCCACGCTGGCCGCCAGTGACCACTTCGACGACCCGCTGGCGTACGTCAAGCGGGTCCACGAGCCCTGGACCCGGCCGCCCGACCGAACGGTGTATCTCGACCTCGACCCGGAGACGGCCGCCCGCCGCAGCGGCGCCACGAACAAGTTCGAGACGGCCGAGTACCTCGCCGAGGTCCGGTCGAACTACGAGCGCCTCATCGAGAACGACCCCGACCGTTTCGTCCGGGTGGACGCCACACAGGACCCGGAGACGGTCTACGAGCGGGTCCGAGACGTCGTGTGTCGGTAG
- a CDS encoding complex I NDUFA9 subunit family protein yields the protein MDVLVAGGTGFVGQHLCRELDDRGHDVTAMSRNPHDAELPDGVARKEGDVTDYDSIEGAFEGRDAVVFLPALSPLFKPDGGDEMHEVVHLGGTENCVRAAEEHGVSRFLQMSALGADPDGATHYLRAKGKAEEAVRNSDLDWVIFRPSVVFGDGGEFVYFTKRLKQIFAPAVPLYPLPGGGKKAHFQLIWVDDLVPMLADALAGEEHVGQTYEVGGPETLTLREATELVFAAEGKSITIVPLPMPLAKIGLPVLGSLGFPMGSDQYEGLDFDNTPATNDVDAFGRDPATLRTFGSYLGVE from the coding sequence ATGGACGTACTTGTAGCCGGCGGGACTGGGTTCGTTGGACAGCACCTCTGCCGGGAACTCGACGACCGCGGCCACGACGTGACCGCCATGTCACGGAACCCACACGACGCCGAACTGCCCGACGGCGTCGCTCGAAAGGAGGGAGACGTGACCGACTACGACAGCATCGAGGGCGCCTTCGAGGGCCGTGACGCCGTCGTCTTCCTGCCCGCGCTCTCCCCGCTGTTCAAGCCCGACGGCGGCGACGAGATGCACGAGGTGGTCCACCTGGGCGGGACCGAGAACTGCGTTCGTGCGGCCGAGGAACACGGCGTCTCCCGGTTCCTCCAGATGAGCGCGCTGGGTGCGGACCCCGACGGCGCCACCCACTATCTCCGGGCGAAGGGGAAAGCCGAGGAGGCCGTGCGGAACTCGGACCTCGACTGGGTCATCTTCCGCCCGTCGGTCGTCTTCGGCGACGGCGGGGAGTTCGTCTACTTCACCAAGCGACTCAAGCAGATATTCGCCCCCGCGGTCCCGCTCTACCCGCTCCCGGGCGGCGGTAAGAAGGCCCACTTCCAGCTCATCTGGGTCGACGACCTCGTGCCGATGCTGGCCGACGCGCTGGCGGGCGAGGAACACGTCGGGCAGACCTACGAGGTCGGCGGGCCCGAGACGCTGACGCTGCGCGAGGCCACGGAACTGGTCTTCGCGGCAGAGGGCAAGTCCATCACCATCGTTCCCCTGCCGATGCCGCTCGCGAAAATCGGGCTCCCGGTGCTCGGCTCGCTCGGGTTCCCCATGGGCAGCGACCAGTACGAGGGGCTCGACTTCGACAACACGCCGGCGACCAACGACGTCGACGCGTTCGGCCGCGACCCCGCGACGCTGCGGACGTTCGGCTCGTATCTCGGCGTCGAGTAG
- a CDS encoding tubulin/FtsZ family protein yields the protein MKLAMIGFGQAGGKIVDKFLEYDEQTGSGIVRSAVAVNTAKADLLGLEHIPEENRVLIGQARVKGHGVGADNELGAEIAEEDIDEVQGAIDNIPVHEVDAFLVVAGLGGGTGSGGSPVVAKHLKRIYTEPVYGLGVLPGSDEGGIYTLNAARSFQTFVREVDNLMVFDNDAWRQTGESVEGGYDHINEEIVRRFGVLFGAGEVEAGDNIAESVVDSSEIINTLDGGGVSTVGYASEDVEVSSGGGGLLSRFKGDSGGGDDAMDTANTTNRITSLVRKAALGRLTLPCEIEGTERALLVMAGPPKHLNRKGIERGRKWLEEQTGSMEVRGGDYPTNAPKVAASILLAGVHNVPRIKELQQVAIEAQDNIDDIRQESEDNLENLVEDDEDELDPLF from the coding sequence ATGAAACTCGCGATGATCGGCTTCGGGCAGGCCGGTGGCAAAATCGTGGACAAATTCCTCGAGTACGACGAGCAGACAGGCTCGGGAATCGTCCGCTCGGCCGTAGCCGTCAACACGGCCAAGGCCGACCTGCTGGGGCTAGAACACATTCCGGAGGAGAATCGAGTGCTCATCGGCCAGGCCCGCGTCAAGGGTCACGGCGTGGGCGCGGACAACGAACTCGGCGCCGAAATCGCCGAGGAGGACATCGACGAGGTGCAGGGGGCCATCGACAACATCCCCGTCCACGAGGTCGACGCCTTCCTGGTCGTGGCCGGGCTGGGCGGCGGGACCGGCTCCGGCGGGTCGCCGGTCGTCGCGAAACACCTCAAACGCATCTACACCGAGCCCGTCTACGGGCTCGGCGTCCTGCCCGGCAGCGACGAGGGCGGCATCTACACGCTCAACGCCGCCCGGTCGTTCCAGACGTTCGTCCGTGAGGTGGACAACCTCATGGTGTTCGACAACGACGCCTGGCGCCAGACCGGCGAGTCCGTCGAGGGCGGCTACGACCACATCAACGAGGAGATCGTCCGACGGTTCGGGGTCCTCTTCGGCGCCGGCGAGGTAGAGGCCGGCGACAACATCGCCGAGAGCGTCGTCGACTCCTCGGAGATCATCAACACGCTCGACGGCGGCGGGGTCTCGACCGTCGGCTACGCCTCGGAGGACGTCGAGGTCAGTTCCGGCGGCGGCGGGCTGCTCTCGCGGTTCAAGGGCGACAGCGGCGGTGGCGACGACGCGATGGACACGGCCAACACGACCAACCGTATCACCTCGCTGGTCCGGAAAGCGGCGCTGGGCCGCCTGACGCTCCCCTGCGAGATCGAGGGCACCGAGCGCGCGCTGCTCGTCATGGCCGGGCCGCCCAAACACCTCAACCGGAAGGGTATCGAACGCGGTCGCAAGTGGCTCGAAGAGCAGACCGGCTCCATGGAAGTCCGCGGCGGTGACTACCCTACCAACGCGCCGAAGGTCGCCGCCTCCATCCTGCTGGCCGGCGTCCACAACGTCCCCCGTATCAAGGAGCTCCAGCAGGTCGCCATCGAGGCCCAGGACAACATCGACGACATCCGCCAGGAAAGCGAAGATAACTTAGAGAACTTGGTTGAAGACGATGAGGATGAACTCGATCCGCTATTCTAG
- the cofC gene encoding 2-phospho-L-lactate guanylyltransferase — protein MRLVVPVSGSDPKTRLSPVLTPDERREFTEAMLADVVTALDAAGHSPEVVATAPVACDAPVTVDERGLDPLVNDLLAEADGQLAVVMADLPLLTPAAVETLFEPDADVVLAPGLGGGTNAFVSRHPEFRVDYHGASIRDHRQIVREAGATLADIDSRLLATDIDEPGDLSEVLLHGDGAAADWLRDAGFELVVDDGRVAAQRT, from the coding sequence ATGCGGCTCGTCGTCCCCGTCTCGGGGTCCGACCCGAAAACGCGCCTCTCTCCCGTTCTCACGCCCGACGAGCGCCGCGAGTTCACCGAAGCGATGCTCGCGGACGTAGTGACGGCGCTCGACGCGGCGGGCCACAGTCCCGAAGTCGTCGCGACGGCACCCGTGGCGTGTGACGCGCCGGTCACCGTCGACGAACGCGGCCTCGACCCGCTGGTCAACGACTTGCTCGCCGAGGCAGACGGCCAACTGGCGGTCGTGATGGCCGACCTCCCGCTGCTCACGCCCGCGGCCGTCGAGACGCTGTTCGAACCCGACGCCGACGTGGTACTGGCCCCGGGGCTGGGTGGCGGGACCAACGCGTTCGTCTCGCGCCACCCCGAGTTCCGCGTGGACTATCACGGCGCGTCGATACGGGACCACCGACAGATTGTCCGCGAGGCGGGCGCGACTCTCGCCGATATCGACTCCCGGCTGTTGGCGACGGATATCGACGAGCCGGGCGACCTATCGGAGGTCCTGCTCCACGGCGACGGGGCCGCCGCGGACTGGCTCCGCGACGCCGGCTTCGAGTTGGTCGTCGACGACGGCCGCGTGGCCGCTCAGCGGACGTGA
- a CDS encoding J domain-containing protein: MQYDRLTKGIAVVFGALTAVLTVVGLLTSPAVLFLALMFGASTYLMYYHLSGKMAASVYERVERRAAADARGDGRGGFGAGPREEWEPPRDSRAGRAAERVRQERARRQRTRRGRQQAGRRRQRVQQSAGPSPAEAYDRLGLTPSADESEVKQAYRDRVKDAHPDTDSGSEREFKRVQAAYETLTED; the protein is encoded by the coding sequence GTGCAGTACGACCGGCTCACCAAGGGAATCGCGGTCGTCTTCGGCGCTCTCACAGCCGTGCTGACCGTGGTCGGTTTGCTGACCAGTCCGGCCGTGCTTTTTCTGGCGCTGATGTTCGGGGCCTCGACGTACCTGATGTACTACCACCTCAGCGGGAAGATGGCCGCGAGCGTCTACGAGCGCGTCGAGCGGCGCGCTGCGGCGGACGCCCGCGGCGACGGACGCGGTGGCTTCGGCGCGGGACCGCGCGAGGAGTGGGAACCGCCCCGCGATAGCCGGGCGGGCCGGGCCGCCGAGCGCGTGCGACAGGAGCGGGCCCGCCGACAGCGGACCCGACGCGGCCGCCAGCAGGCGGGGCGGCGCCGCCAGCGCGTTCAGCAGTCCGCCGGTCCGAGTCCGGCGGAGGCCTACGACAGGCTCGGGCTGACCCCCAGCGCCGACGAGAGCGAGGTCAAACAGGCCTATCGCGACCGGGTCAAGGACGCGCATCCCGACACCGACAGCGGGAGCGAGCGGGAGTTCAAGCGGGTGCAAGCGGCCTACGAGACGCTCACCGAGGACTGA
- a CDS encoding phosphoglycolate phosphatase, which yields MTETPPLVVDIDGTLTDDSRAVDPRVFPVLSEWPEPVVVATGKAMPYPIALCEFIGIDYTVIAENGGVVFVEATDTLQIEGDKAACLAVAEAYQELGYELGFGEVDLANRWRETEVVVDLSQPGEPLRRLAEEHGLEFLDTGYAYHVTDASINKGTGLTAVCAELGLEPSSFLAVGDSENDVEAFDVAGESVAVANADETALARADRVTEASYADGFLEAVEPYR from the coding sequence ATGACAGAGACGCCGCCGCTGGTGGTCGATATCGACGGTACGCTCACCGACGACTCCCGCGCCGTGGACCCGCGGGTGTTCCCCGTCCTCTCGGAGTGGCCCGAACCCGTCGTCGTCGCGACGGGCAAGGCGATGCCCTACCCCATCGCGCTCTGTGAGTTCATCGGCATCGACTACACCGTCATCGCGGAGAACGGCGGGGTGGTGTTTGTCGAGGCCACGGACACGCTCCAGATTGAGGGCGACAAGGCGGCCTGTCTCGCCGTCGCCGAGGCGTACCAGGAGCTGGGATACGAGCTGGGATTCGGCGAGGTCGACCTGGCGAACCGGTGGCGCGAGACCGAGGTCGTCGTCGACCTCTCCCAGCCCGGCGAGCCGTTGCGACGGCTGGCCGAGGAGCACGGGCTGGAGTTCCTGGACACCGGCTACGCGTACCACGTCACGGACGCAAGCATCAACAAGGGAACGGGACTGACGGCCGTCTGTGCCGAGCTAGGGCTCGAACCGTCGTCGTTCCTCGCGGTGGGCGACTCCGAGAACGACGTGGAGGCCTTCGACGTGGCGGGCGAGTCTGTGGCCGTCGCAAACGCCGACGAGACGGCCCTAGCCCGGGCCGACCGCGTCACCGAGGCGAGCTACGCCGACGGGTTCCTCGAAGCGGTCGAACCGTACCGGTAG
- a CDS encoding GTPBP1 family GTP-binding protein translates to MSPDRAVLQRALDRGEQEGGSVEFKERLTEDLHLSEGRLESLAAQLRHRVLSGDGEATYVVGVTDDGGLAGISPDDFSESMDVLSLLAEEAGAHIEEVQTWGIDDGNEADGETTQGIVGVATIREGAVLEDDDHIVVGTAGHVDHGKSTLVGSLVTGEADDGEGSTRGFLDVQPHEVERGLSADLSYGVYGFDADGPVRMDNPHRKTDRARVVEESDRLVSFVDTVGHEPWLRTTIRGLVGQKLDYGLLTVAADDGVTETTREHLGILLATELPTIVALTKADLVTDERVTEVEREVERALREVDKTPLRVARHGVDAAIEEISETVVPVVTTSAVSERGLDTLDEMFERLPKTGGEVGEFRMYIDRTYNVQGVGAVASGTVKSGEVEAGDELLLGPMQDGGFREVEVRSIEMHYHRVDEAKAGRIVGIALKGVREADIERGMVLLPRDADPEPVREFEAEVMVLNHPTRIGDGYEPVVHLETISEAAQFYPEGGQLLPGDAGGTTVRFKFRPYLVEEGQKFVFREGRSKGVGTVTDVGTE, encoded by the coding sequence ATGAGCCCCGACCGGGCCGTCCTCCAGCGCGCGCTGGACCGCGGCGAACAGGAGGGCGGCAGCGTCGAGTTCAAAGAACGGCTCACTGAGGACCTCCACCTCTCGGAGGGACGGCTGGAATCGCTGGCCGCGCAGCTTCGCCACCGGGTCCTCTCCGGGGACGGCGAGGCGACCTACGTGGTCGGCGTGACCGACGACGGCGGGCTGGCCGGCATCTCCCCCGACGACTTCTCCGAGTCGATGGACGTGCTGAGCCTGCTGGCCGAGGAGGCCGGCGCCCACATCGAGGAGGTCCAGACGTGGGGCATCGACGACGGGAACGAGGCCGACGGGGAGACGACCCAGGGCATCGTCGGCGTCGCTACCATCCGCGAGGGCGCGGTACTGGAGGACGACGACCACATCGTCGTCGGGACCGCCGGCCACGTCGACCACGGCAAGTCCACGCTCGTGGGCTCGCTCGTCACCGGGGAGGCCGACGACGGCGAGGGCAGCACGCGGGGCTTCCTTGACGTCCAGCCCCACGAGGTCGAACGCGGGCTCTCGGCCGACCTCTCGTATGGCGTCTACGGCTTCGACGCGGACGGCCCGGTCCGGATGGACAACCCCCACCGCAAGACCGACCGGGCCCGCGTCGTCGAGGAGTCCGACCGCCTGGTGAGCTTCGTCGACACCGTCGGCCACGAGCCCTGGCTTCGCACGACGATTCGCGGGCTGGTGGGACAGAAGTTGGATTACGGCCTGCTCACCGTGGCTGCCGACGACGGCGTCACCGAGACGACCCGCGAGCACCTGGGTATCCTGCTGGCGACCGAACTCCCGACCATCGTCGCGCTGACGAAGGCCGACCTGGTCACCGACGAGCGGGTCACCGAAGTCGAACGCGAGGTAGAGCGCGCGCTGCGGGAGGTCGACAAGACGCCCCTCCGGGTCGCGCGCCACGGCGTCGACGCGGCCATCGAGGAGATATCCGAAACGGTGGTCCCCGTGGTGACGACCAGCGCCGTGAGCGAGCGCGGCCTGGACACGCTCGACGAGATGTTCGAACGGCTGCCCAAGACCGGCGGCGAGGTCGGCGAGTTCCGGATGTACATCGACCGGACCTACAACGTCCAGGGCGTGGGCGCCGTCGCGTCCGGCACCGTGAAATCCGGCGAGGTCGAGGCCGGCGACGAACTCCTGCTCGGCCCGATGCAGGACGGGGGATTCAGAGAGGTCGAGGTCCGCTCCATCGAGATGCACTACCACCGCGTCGACGAGGCCAAAGCGGGCCGCATCGTCGGCATCGCGCTCAAGGGGGTGCGCGAGGCCGACATCGAGCGCGGGATGGTGTTGCTCCCCCGGGACGCCGACCCCGAGCCGGTCCGGGAGTTCGAGGCCGAGGTGATGGTGTTGAACCATCCGACGCGGATCGGCGACGGCTACGAGCCGGTCGTCCACTTGGAGACGATCAGCGAGGCCGCGCAGTTCTACCCTGAAGGCGGCCAGTTGCTCCCGGGCGACGCCGGCGGGACGACGGTCCGGTTCAAGTTCCGACCGTATCTGGTCGAGGAAGGCCAGAAGTTCGTCTTCCGCGAGGGCCGCTCGAAGGGGGTCGGCACGGTCACCGACGTGGGGACCGAGTAG